The following is a genomic window from Dermatophilaceae bacterium Soc4.6.
CACCCCCGGCACCACATAGACCGCGTGCCACACCCGCTGATCACTGATCCGCGCCTGCCACGGGTCCGCGCCGGCGTTGGCGTCTCCCTTCGTCGTGACGAGCGTGTCGCTGCCGGTGCGCTGGACGGCCACGACCCGATGCGAGAACACCGGGCTGCCCGCCACGGGCGCGGCGAAGGTCAGGATCTGACCCGCGCTGAGACTCGCGACCGGCTCCGGCCGCACGACGAGGACGTCGCCAGGGCTGATCGCCGGCTCCATGCTCCCGGTGCGCATCACCATCGTGCGGTAGTCGAGAACGTGCGGTCCGATGCCCAGCGCCAGCAGCGCCAGCGTGGCGAGCACCGCGACGGTGTTGCCTGTCCACCGGGCCGTCGCGCGCGCGCCCCACGCCCAGGTGACTCGATGGCCCTGCCCGGACGCGGTAGTGGTGAGCGCGGTCATCCGTGACTACTTATTGGTGGCGGCGCGCTGGGTCCCGGTGAAGGTGAAGGTGACCGTGCTCGACAGGCCCTGGAGGGTGTTTCCAGCGACGGCCGGGAACGTCAGGGTCGCCATGAGGTTGTCCGTGCCGGCGGCGGTCAGGCTGCTGAGGCCGGGCAGGGTCAGGTTAGAGCCGATGACCGCCCTTGAGGCGAGGGCGGTTGTCGTCGTACCACTGCAGGTGTACGTGTACGCCGGAGCGGTCCCGGCCTCGGTCCAGGGGGTGGAGCATGACTGGACCACGAGCTGAAGGCCGTTGGTGGCGTC
Proteins encoded in this region:
- a CDS encoding signal peptidase I, with the protein product MTALTTTASGQGHRVTWAWGARATARWTGNTVAVLATLALLALGIGPHVLDYRTMVMRTGSMEPAISPGDVLVVRPEPVASLSAGQILTFAAPVAGSPVFSHRVVAVQRTGSDTLVTTKGDANAGADPWQARISDQRVWHAVYVVPGVGWAIAGLQHPIVRVVSGWMIPGVLCLEVLLRLWRRPRHQPGPVVSDEVAS